In the Streptomyces fradiae ATCC 10745 = DSM 40063 genome, one interval contains:
- a CDS encoding questin oxidase family protein — translation MDDTRTPEATEKADTTATTATAGTAGMAGMAGTAGMAGTANAAATAGPTGAPGPADAATPTAAPGAETTGVLDEALERLHAAGPERQGWLSNHAPMAVEALVRHGHAPRVHRWLDGYRAKLEDMPAPRARVTPENWREALGDPTRIADWTGYFERDTAARPWREVLAEWWPRLLPGIAGGATHPVIRVGHAVRTLLTGGETAPRVTELAHALGYWAARHQPLPPLTLLDPSPHAPGAPARPAPLAHPALPTHPTTPTHPAPPAHPAPFGAPDRLVPVPASAALDAVAAVPDQSAGIRHRLAQLTALPRWGADGTDPDTARARLTELVAAATHRYATHGHGEPVMLVHAATAPNAVLRALPALPRSLWAPSVGAAWAASAAVTAAYTPAAPAAYATGAAYATGAAYAAGAAPDPGEVFARAAAHGDDHAIKFADTALDVGDPLALTAAALAVELIGPDAA, via the coding sequence ATGGACGACACTCGCACCCCCGAGGCGACCGAGAAGGCCGACACGACAGCCACCACAGCCACGGCAGGCACGGCAGGCATGGCAGGCATGGCAGGCACGGCAGGCATGGCAGGCACGGCGAACGCGGCAGCCACGGCAGGCCCGACGGGTGCGCCGGGACCAGCGGACGCGGCAACGCCCACCGCCGCACCCGGCGCGGAGACGACCGGCGTGCTGGACGAGGCGCTGGAGCGGCTGCACGCCGCCGGTCCGGAACGGCAGGGATGGCTGAGCAACCACGCGCCGATGGCGGTGGAGGCCCTCGTACGGCACGGCCACGCGCCACGCGTGCACCGCTGGCTCGACGGGTACCGCGCCAAGCTGGAGGACATGCCGGCCCCCCGTGCGCGTGTGACGCCGGAGAACTGGCGCGAGGCGCTCGGCGACCCCACCCGTATCGCGGACTGGACCGGCTACTTCGAGCGGGACACCGCCGCCCGGCCCTGGCGCGAGGTCCTCGCCGAGTGGTGGCCCCGCCTGCTGCCCGGCATCGCGGGCGGCGCGACCCACCCGGTGATCCGGGTGGGCCACGCCGTACGGACGCTGCTCACCGGCGGGGAGACGGCGCCGCGCGTCACCGAACTGGCGCATGCCCTCGGCTACTGGGCCGCCCGCCACCAGCCCCTGCCGCCCCTCACCCTCCTGGACCCGTCGCCCCACGCGCCGGGAGCCCCCGCCCGCCCGGCACCCCTCGCCCACCCGGCGCTCCCCACCCACCCGACGACCCCCACCCACCCGGCGCCTCCCGCCCACCCGGCGCCTTTCGGCGCCCCGGACCGCCTCGTCCCGGTACCGGCCTCGGCCGCCCTCGACGCCGTGGCGGCCGTCCCCGACCAGTCGGCGGGCATCCGGCACCGGCTGGCCCAGCTGACCGCCCTCCCGCGGTGGGGCGCCGACGGGACCGACCCGGACACCGCGCGGGCCCGCCTCACCGAACTCGTCGCCGCCGCCACCCACCGGTACGCCACCCACGGGCACGGCGAACCGGTCATGCTGGTGCACGCGGCGACCGCGCCCAACGCCGTTCTGCGCGCCCTGCCCGCGCTCCCCCGCTCCCTGTGGGCCCCCAGCGTCGGCGCCGCGTGGGCGGCGAGCGCGGCGGTCACGGCCGCGTACACACCGGCGGCGCCCGCGGCCTACGCGACGGGCGCGGCCTACGCGACGGGCGCGGCCTACGCGGCGGGCGCCGCCCCGGACCCCGGCGAGGTGTTCGCGCGGGCGGCGGCCCACGGCGACGACCACGCGATCAAGTTCGCGGACACCGCCCTGGACGTCGGCGACCCGCTCGCCCTGACCGCCGCCGCCCTCGCCGTCGAGCTGATCGGCCCGGACGCGGCCTGA
- a CDS encoding dioxygenase family protein, with amino-acid sequence MPALYLSHGAPPLADDPVWPGQLAAWAAGLPRPKAVLMVSAHWEEAPLALGATETVPLVHDFWGFPEHYYTVRYPAPGAPALAEAVRKLLRAPGTPVQDIPDRGLDHGAYVPLVEMFPDAGVPVLQMSLPTLEPARLMDLGRRLAPLRDEGVLIVGSGFFTHNLAALRQGGVPAWSAEFDDWGRRALAARDVDALLDFLHKSPAGRLAHPRTEHFAPLFVTLGAADAAGDLGTARSVIDGFWMGLAKRSVQFG; translated from the coding sequence ATGCCCGCCCTGTACCTCTCCCACGGCGCCCCGCCGCTCGCCGACGACCCCGTCTGGCCCGGCCAGCTCGCCGCATGGGCCGCCGGCCTGCCCCGGCCGAAGGCCGTCCTGATGGTCTCCGCGCACTGGGAGGAGGCCCCGCTCGCCCTGGGCGCCACCGAGACGGTGCCGCTCGTCCACGACTTCTGGGGCTTCCCCGAGCACTACTACACGGTCCGCTATCCGGCCCCCGGCGCCCCGGCGCTCGCCGAGGCGGTGCGCAAGCTGCTGCGCGCTCCGGGCACCCCCGTGCAGGACATCCCCGACCGGGGGCTCGACCACGGCGCGTACGTCCCGCTCGTCGAGATGTTCCCGGACGCGGGCGTCCCGGTCCTCCAGATGTCCCTGCCCACCCTGGAGCCGGCCCGGCTCATGGACCTCGGCCGCAGGCTGGCGCCGCTGCGCGACGAGGGCGTGCTGATCGTCGGCAGCGGCTTCTTCACCCACAACCTGGCCGCGCTGCGGCAGGGCGGCGTTCCGGCCTGGTCGGCCGAGTTCGACGACTGGGGCCGCCGCGCCCTGGCCGCGCGGGACGTGGACGCCCTGCTGGACTTCCTGCACAAGTCCCCGGCCGGGCGGCTCGCCCATCCGCGTACGGAGCACTTCGCGCCGCTGTTCGTGACGCTGGGCGCGGCGGACGCGGCGGGCGACCTGGGCACGGCCCGCAGTGTCATCGACGGGTTCTGGATGGGCCTCGCGAAGCGGTCCGTGCAGTTCGGCTGA
- a CDS encoding MFS transporter, translated as MTAAFMDLVDVTIVHIALPSIQRDLGGGFGTAQWITAGYALAFAAGLITGGRLGDIYGRKRLFLAGVAGFTAASALCGLATGPEMLVAARVLQGGTAALMVPQVLSIVHATFPAHERGKVFGLFGAIVGLGSVSGPLLGALLMEGDLFGLGWRPIFLINLPVGIAALLLGRVFITESKAPRALRLDLPGVAVAVAAMLLLMYPLTRGAELDWPLWCLVMMAGSVPVAAAFVLYERRRGARDGSPLVELSLFRVKSFAAGVAVQLTFGIALGIFFLVWTLYMQTGLGWSPLRAGLTGVPFSLAVSVAASVSVQVLVPRFGRRVLQAGALTMIAGVGLYLWEADRYGTGIEPWQMAAPLVVLGAGMGLVVAPLTDAVLSDVPREHAGSASGIVNSVTQLGNALGLGLVSVVFVPTGPGRAVVDAATGALGWVAVVLGAVFLVMFALPARPRRQGEDAEEGSGGAASPDETAGGGSAAGAARGARGVGEAPGGGPGGGAGGAGRGGVTGPRGARPEPVAAARGARTP; from the coding sequence ATGACCGCGGCCTTCATGGACCTGGTCGACGTCACGATCGTCCACATCGCCCTGCCGTCGATCCAGCGGGACCTCGGCGGTGGCTTCGGTACCGCCCAGTGGATCACCGCCGGGTACGCGCTCGCCTTCGCCGCCGGCCTGATCACGGGCGGCCGGCTCGGCGACATCTACGGCCGCAAGCGGCTGTTCCTCGCCGGGGTCGCCGGGTTCACCGCGGCGTCGGCGCTCTGCGGCCTGGCCACCGGCCCGGAGATGCTGGTCGCCGCCCGCGTGCTGCAGGGCGGCACGGCGGCGCTGATGGTCCCCCAGGTCCTGTCGATCGTGCACGCCACGTTCCCCGCGCACGAGCGCGGAAAGGTCTTCGGGCTGTTCGGCGCGATCGTCGGGCTCGGCTCCGTGTCCGGTCCGCTGCTGGGCGCGCTGCTCATGGAGGGCGACCTGTTCGGGCTCGGGTGGCGGCCCATCTTCCTGATCAACCTGCCGGTGGGGATCGCCGCGCTGCTCCTCGGCCGGGTGTTCATCACCGAGTCGAAGGCCCCGCGGGCGCTGCGGCTCGACCTGCCGGGCGTCGCCGTCGCGGTCGCCGCGATGCTGCTGCTGATGTACCCGCTGACGCGCGGCGCCGAGCTGGACTGGCCGCTGTGGTGCCTCGTCATGATGGCCGGCAGCGTCCCGGTGGCGGCGGCGTTCGTCCTCTACGAGCGGCGCCGCGGGGCGCGGGACGGGTCACCGCTGGTCGAGCTGTCGCTGTTCCGGGTCAAGAGCTTCGCGGCCGGTGTCGCCGTGCAGCTGACGTTCGGCATCGCGCTCGGCATCTTCTTCCTGGTGTGGACGCTGTACATGCAGACCGGGCTCGGCTGGAGCCCGCTGCGGGCCGGGCTGACCGGGGTGCCGTTCTCGCTCGCGGTGTCGGTCGCGGCGAGCGTGTCGGTGCAGGTACTGGTGCCGCGCTTCGGGCGGAGGGTGCTCCAGGCGGGCGCGCTGACGATGATCGCCGGCGTCGGCCTCTACCTCTGGGAGGCGGACCGGTACGGCACGGGCATCGAGCCGTGGCAGATGGCGGCCCCGCTCGTGGTGCTCGGCGCCGGGATGGGCCTGGTGGTGGCGCCGCTGACGGACGCGGTGCTGTCGGACGTGCCGCGCGAGCACGCCGGGTCCGCCTCCGGGATCGTCAACTCCGTGACGCAGCTCGGCAACGCCCTGGGCCTCGGCCTCGTGTCGGTCGTCTTCGTGCCGACCGGGCCGGGACGGGCCGTGGTGGACGCGGCCACCGGGGCGCTCGGCTGGGTCGCGGTGGTGCTGGGCGCGGTGTTCCTGGTGATGTTCGCCCTGCCGGCCCGGCCGCGCCGACAGGGCGAGGACGCGGAGGAGGGCTCCGGCGGGGCGGCGTCTCCGGACGAGACCGCCGGGGGCGGTTCGGCGGCCGGGGCCGCGCGGGGCGCACGGGGCGTCGGGGAGGCACCCGGCGGAGGGCCCGGCGGTGGAGCCGGGGGCGCCGGCCGGGGTGGCGTGACGGGGCCGCGCGGGGCCCGGCCGGAACCGGTGGCGGCGGCACGCGGAGCCCGTACCCCGTAG
- a CDS encoding P1 family peptidase has protein sequence MDSWTLTDGLTDVAGLRVGHARVPGERALSGTTVVLAPEGGAVAAVDVRGGGPGTRETDALHPGNVVDRIDAVVLTGGSAYGLDAAGGVMAWLEERDRGVRVGPDVGQVVPVVPAACVFDLGRGGDWRARPGAATGRAAVEAAAATEPGAPVVCGNVGAGTGAVVGGLRGGVGSAGTVLDGSGVTVAALVVVNAVGSAVDPSTGVLYGAYGDPVFAADGMPGRPAYPDPQVHAAAARRLAEAKERSSTPSLNTTLAVVGTDAALTRAQAQKVAGVAHNGIARAVRPAHLLNDGDTAFTLATGARPLAEGREPLALNAVLVAAADVVSRAIVRAVLGARPTSGTGGDFPSYRSLYGTLPGLEGPWDGAGTDGAEALNRRRGPGC, from the coding sequence ATGGACTCCTGGACGCTGACGGACGGGCTGACGGATGTCGCCGGATTGCGCGTGGGACACGCGCGGGTGCCCGGCGAGCGGGCGCTGAGCGGGACGACGGTCGTCCTCGCGCCGGAGGGCGGTGCCGTGGCCGCCGTGGACGTGCGGGGCGGCGGGCCCGGGACGCGGGAGACGGACGCGCTGCACCCGGGCAACGTGGTCGACCGGATCGACGCCGTCGTCCTGACGGGTGGCAGCGCGTACGGGCTCGACGCGGCCGGGGGCGTCATGGCGTGGCTGGAGGAACGGGACCGCGGGGTGCGGGTGGGGCCGGACGTGGGGCAGGTGGTGCCGGTCGTCCCGGCGGCGTGCGTGTTCGACCTGGGGCGGGGCGGCGACTGGCGGGCCCGGCCCGGTGCGGCCACCGGGCGGGCCGCCGTGGAGGCGGCCGCCGCGACGGAGCCGGGCGCACCGGTGGTCTGCGGGAACGTGGGCGCCGGGACGGGGGCGGTCGTCGGCGGGCTGCGCGGCGGGGTGGGGTCGGCCGGCACGGTGCTGGACGGTTCCGGCGTGACCGTGGCCGCACTGGTCGTGGTCAACGCGGTCGGTTCGGCGGTCGACCCGTCGACGGGTGTCCTCTACGGAGCGTACGGGGACCCGGTCTTCGCGGCGGACGGTATGCCGGGACGGCCGGCGTATCCGGACCCTCAGGTGCACGCGGCGGCGGCACGGCGGTTGGCGGAGGCGAAGGAGCGGAGCAGTACGCCGTCGCTCAACACGACCCTCGCCGTGGTGGGGACGGACGCGGCGCTGACACGCGCTCAGGCGCAGAAGGTCGCGGGGGTGGCGCACAACGGCATCGCGCGCGCCGTAAGACCCGCCCACCTGCTGAACGACGGGGACACCGCGTTCACATTGGCGACGGGCGCACGCCCGCTCGCAGAGGGGCGCGAACCACTCGCGCTGAACGCGGTGCTGGTGGCGGCCGCCGACGTGGTGTCGCGCGCCATCGTACGGGCCGTACTGGGAGCGCGGCCGACCTCCGGCACAGGTGGCGACTTCCCGTCATACCGCAGCCTGTACGGGACGCTGCCGGGGCTCGAAGGACCGTGGGACGGCGCGGGCACGGATGGGGCGGAAGCCCTGAACAGGCGGCGCGGCCCCGGTTGTTGA
- a CDS encoding sigma-70 family RNA polymerase sigma factor — translation MATRAVARPESATTGTDRANSVRAVGGEIADRDLVGMYLDEIARTPLLDAAKEVELSQIIEAGVYARQILDGEVETEAGGATREELERLVAEGERAKDVFIRSNLRLVVAVARRYPRSGLPLLDLIQEGNAGLVRAVEKFDYTKGFKFSTYATWWIRQAITRSIADQSRTIRLPVHLVEELGRIRRVQREFNREHGRDPEPAEMAAELGSTPERVTDVLDWARDPVSLNMSVDDAGETQFGDLLEDTSAVSPEQSVLTLLRSEELDDLIDRLDNRTASIIRMRYGIEDGRERTLTEVGKEHGLTRERIRQIEKHALLELKRMARDTGFDAAA, via the coding sequence ATGGCAACCCGTGCCGTCGCCCGTCCCGAGTCCGCCACCACCGGGACCGATCGGGCCAACAGTGTTCGCGCCGTGGGCGGGGAGATCGCCGACCGCGACCTGGTCGGCATGTACCTCGACGAGATCGCGCGCACGCCGCTGCTCGACGCCGCCAAGGAGGTCGAGCTGTCCCAGATCATCGAAGCCGGTGTCTACGCCCGGCAGATCCTGGACGGCGAGGTGGAGACGGAGGCCGGAGGCGCGACCCGCGAGGAGCTGGAGCGCCTGGTCGCGGAGGGTGAGCGTGCGAAGGACGTCTTCATCCGGTCCAACCTGCGTCTGGTCGTCGCCGTGGCCCGGCGCTACCCGCGCAGCGGTCTGCCCCTGCTGGACCTGATCCAGGAGGGCAACGCGGGCCTGGTCCGCGCGGTGGAGAAGTTCGACTACACCAAGGGCTTCAAGTTCTCGACGTACGCGACGTGGTGGATCCGCCAGGCCATCACCCGGTCCATCGCGGACCAGTCGCGCACGATCCGGCTCCCCGTCCACCTGGTGGAGGAGCTGGGCCGCATCCGCCGTGTGCAGCGCGAGTTCAACCGCGAGCACGGCCGCGACCCGGAGCCCGCCGAAATGGCCGCCGAGCTGGGCTCCACGCCCGAGCGGGTGACCGACGTGCTCGACTGGGCCCGCGACCCGGTGTCGCTGAACATGTCGGTGGACGACGCCGGCGAGACCCAGTTCGGCGACCTGCTGGAGGACACGTCGGCGGTCTCGCCCGAGCAGTCGGTGCTGACCCTGCTGCGCAGCGAGGAGCTGGACGACCTGATCGACCGCCTCGACAACCGCACCGCCTCCATCATCCGGATGCGGTACGGCATCGAGGACGGCCGCGAGCGGACCCTCACGGAGGTCGGCAAGGAGCACGGCCTGACCCGGGAGCGGATCCGCCAGATCGAGAAGCACGCCCTGCTGGAGCTGAAGCGGATGGCCCGCGACACGGGCTTCGACGCGGCGGCGTGA
- a CDS encoding DUF6227 family protein: protein MNDPIDRNDPYETTELHVERLLGRALNSFDLPDALVERLRTALAHASALHASHHSPFLHRATYRHTYLLADGESLTLWELVHHTGTDGRDHHELYADQAEVRMAAARLSSAFGAPGAAGTADPLDDDLDADLELLSALLVRPLTPAPRRYVPDDSADHARRVLRRAENADRPGEAVAARLREAFAHHIQQVFGRQCGVAGGRDAGFSLYEHAFLLMDGTEMSVWEVEHTATPDGRHMCEVYEDERSARAAMEVRAARAW from the coding sequence TTGAACGATCCGATCGATCGGAACGATCCATACGAGACCACGGAGCTGCACGTCGAGCGGCTCCTGGGTCGGGCGCTCAACTCCTTCGACCTGCCCGATGCCCTGGTCGAGCGGCTTCGTACGGCGCTGGCGCACGCGAGTGCGCTGCACGCCTCGCACCACAGCCCGTTCCTGCACCGCGCCACGTACCGGCACACGTACCTGCTGGCGGACGGTGAGTCGCTGACGCTGTGGGAGCTGGTGCACCACACGGGCACGGACGGCCGCGACCACCACGAGCTGTACGCGGACCAGGCGGAGGTGCGGATGGCGGCGGCGCGCCTGTCGTCGGCGTTCGGGGCGCCTGGCGCCGCGGGGACGGCCGACCCGCTGGACGACGACCTGGACGCGGACCTGGAGCTGCTGAGCGCTCTGCTGGTGCGCCCGCTCACGCCGGCGCCGCGCCGGTACGTGCCGGACGACTCGGCCGACCACGCGCGCCGGGTGCTGCGCCGCGCGGAGAACGCGGACCGGCCCGGCGAGGCGGTGGCGGCGCGGCTGCGGGAGGCGTTCGCCCACCACATCCAGCAGGTCTTCGGCCGGCAGTGCGGGGTGGCGGGCGGCAGGGACGCCGGGTTCTCGCTGTACGAGCACGCGTTCCTGCTGATGGACGGCACGGAGATGAGCGTGTGGGAGGTCGAGCACACGGCGACGCCGGACGGGCGGCACATGTGCGAGGTGTACGAGGACGAGCGCTCGGCGCGGGCGGCCATGGAGGTCCGCGCGGCGCGGGCGTGGTGA